The Mauremys reevesii isolate NIE-2019 linkage group 1, ASM1616193v1, whole genome shotgun sequence genome has a segment encoding these proteins:
- the SKA3 gene encoding spindle and kinetochore-associated protein 3 isoform X4 codes for MEVTGNFFSKLRALAVTLEKEAEQLEQALNREDTQYEDESPMRVLHDLHCEVRTLKGDVNATLDQSRSERQETYDIMKAIKVLMQRNTTDLEKIRELFQKYGYQPLVKDNSVEDKEEVNHASEVSDQANSDQERVEDMSSFPACIGKTSVPKDPLRNPQLSDFGLSQYAFSRTWDMIDVQPQTNMHKEDSRNRIPTPKQTPYIVPKTPKCTLKMDDYECLTPKLEHFGISEHTMCLNEDYTMALINKNVQTRKNFPKEDDNEMCVAAETSKSREIMVTPGPAMKTPSENAVDCLASPLIPVFCTPGLKIPSRKDNTILPKSPKMKESNISNQTATPTLPDFGTGWLKTESKILSKYNPKTDTPTVMKKEIKTGTATRFERNIPDYCNKENRGYFESIKSND; via the exons AATATGAAGATGAATCTCCAATGAGAGTTTTACATGACCTGCATTGTGAAGTCAGGACTCTAAAG GGTGATGTTAACGCTACCCTTGATCAGAGTCGCTCTGAAAGACAAGAAACTTATGATATCATGAAAGCCATTAAAGTACTGATGCAAAGAAATACAACAGATCTTGAAAAAATAAGAGAACTGTTCCAGAAATATGGTTATCAACCACTTGTTAAAGATAACTCAG tGGAGGACAAGGAGGAAGTTAACCATGCATCTGAGGTATCTGACCAAGCTAACTCTGATCAAGAGAGAGTGGAAGATATGTCTAGCTTTCCTGCTTGTATTGGGAAAACATCTGTGCCTAAGGATCCCCTGCGTAACCCACAGCTTTCAGATTTCGGTCTTTCACAGTACGCATTCTCCAGAACTTGGGATATGATTGATGTACAACCCCAGACAAATATGCATAAAGAAGATTCAAGAAATAGAATTCCAACTCCCAAACAGACCCCATATATAGTGCCCAAAACACCAAAATGTACATTAAAGATGGATGATTATGAGTGTTTAACTCCAAAGCTTGAACATTTTGGCATTAGTGAACATACCATGTGTTTGAATGAAGACTATACAATGGCacttattaataaaaatgttcagaCAAGAAAAAA TTTTCCTAAGGAAGATGATAATGAAATGTGTGTGGCAGCAGAAACATCAAAGTCCAGGGAAATCATGGTTACTCCTGGACCAGCAATGAAAACACCTAGCGAAAATG CTGTTGATTGCCTGGCTTCTCCTTTGATAcctgtgttctgcactcctggtctGAAAATTCCTTCCAGAAAGGACAATACCATCTTACCCAAATCCCCGAAGATGAAAGAATCAAATATTTCTAATCAGACAGCAACACCCACTCTTCCAGACTTTGGAACAGGCTGGCTAAAAACAGAAAGTAAA aTATTATCAAAGTATAATCCAAAAACAGATACACCTACAGTAATGAAAAAGGAGATCAAAACAGGAACTGCTACAAGATTTGAAAGGAATATCCCAGATTATTGCAACAAAGAGAACAG AGGATATTTTGAATCTATCAAATCAAATGATTGA
- the SKA3 gene encoding spindle and kinetochore-associated protein 3 isoform X1, giving the protein MEVTGNFFSKLRALAVTLEKEAEQLEQALNREDTQYEDESPMRVLHDLHCEVRTLKGDVNATLDQSRSERQETYDIMKAIKVLMQRNTTDLEKIRELFQKYGYQPLVKDNSVEDKEEVNHASEVSDQANSDQERVEDMSSFPACIGKTSVPKDPLRNPQLSDFGLSQYAFSRTWDMIDVQPQTNMHKEDSRNRIPTPKQTPYIVPKTPKCTLKMDDYECLTPKLEHFGISEHTMCLNEDYTMALINKNVQTRKNFPKEDDNEMCVAAETSKSREIMVTPGPAMKTPSENAVDCLASPLIPVFCTPGLKIPSRKDNTILPKSPKMKESNISNQTATPTLPDFGTGWLKTESKPLKGNKAESLPEIDMTVKQHKEDCAPPILSSDKYIEHLGRPSLPKLSDYENLLNTPPPPEITKIPEDILQILSKYNPKTDTPTVMKKEIKTGTATRFERNIPDYCNKENRGYFESIKSND; this is encoded by the exons AATATGAAGATGAATCTCCAATGAGAGTTTTACATGACCTGCATTGTGAAGTCAGGACTCTAAAG GGTGATGTTAACGCTACCCTTGATCAGAGTCGCTCTGAAAGACAAGAAACTTATGATATCATGAAAGCCATTAAAGTACTGATGCAAAGAAATACAACAGATCTTGAAAAAATAAGAGAACTGTTCCAGAAATATGGTTATCAACCACTTGTTAAAGATAACTCAG tGGAGGACAAGGAGGAAGTTAACCATGCATCTGAGGTATCTGACCAAGCTAACTCTGATCAAGAGAGAGTGGAAGATATGTCTAGCTTTCCTGCTTGTATTGGGAAAACATCTGTGCCTAAGGATCCCCTGCGTAACCCACAGCTTTCAGATTTCGGTCTTTCACAGTACGCATTCTCCAGAACTTGGGATATGATTGATGTACAACCCCAGACAAATATGCATAAAGAAGATTCAAGAAATAGAATTCCAACTCCCAAACAGACCCCATATATAGTGCCCAAAACACCAAAATGTACATTAAAGATGGATGATTATGAGTGTTTAACTCCAAAGCTTGAACATTTTGGCATTAGTGAACATACCATGTGTTTGAATGAAGACTATACAATGGCacttattaataaaaatgttcagaCAAGAAAAAA TTTTCCTAAGGAAGATGATAATGAAATGTGTGTGGCAGCAGAAACATCAAAGTCCAGGGAAATCATGGTTACTCCTGGACCAGCAATGAAAACACCTAGCGAAAATG CTGTTGATTGCCTGGCTTCTCCTTTGATAcctgtgttctgcactcctggtctGAAAATTCCTTCCAGAAAGGACAATACCATCTTACCCAAATCCCCGAAGATGAAAGAATCAAATATTTCTAATCAGACAGCAACACCCACTCTTCCAGACTTTGGAACAGGCTGGCTAAAAACAGAAAGTAAA CCATTAAAGGGGAACAAGGCTGAGTCACTGCCAGAGATTGATATGACAGTTAAACAACACAAAGAAGATTGTGCTCCTCCTATTTTAAGTTCTGACAAGTATATTGAACATCTTGGAAGACCCTCTCTTCCAAAACTATCTGACTATGAAAATCTCCTTAATACTCCTCCACCTCCAGAAATAACAAAGATACCAGAAGACATTCTGCAG aTATTATCAAAGTATAATCCAAAAACAGATACACCTACAGTAATGAAAAAGGAGATCAAAACAGGAACTGCTACAAGATTTGAAAGGAATATCCCAGATTATTGCAACAAAGAGAACAG AGGATATTTTGAATCTATCAAATCAAATGATTGA
- the SKA3 gene encoding spindle and kinetochore-associated protein 3 isoform X5: MEVTGNFFSKLRALAVTLEKEAEQLEQALNREDTQYEDESPMRVLHDLHCEVRTLKGDVNATLDQSRSERQETYDIMKAIKVLMQRNTTDLEKIRELFQKYGYQPLVKDNSVEDKEEVNHASEVSDQANSDQERVEDMSSFPACIGKTSVPKDPLRNPQLSDFGLSQYAFSRTWDMIDVQPQTNMHKEDSRNRIPTPKQTPYIVPKTPKCTLKMDDYECLTPKLEHFGISEHTMCLNEDYTMALINKNVQTRKNFPKEDDNEMCVAAETSKSREIMVTPGPAMKTPSENAVDCLASPLIPVFCTPGLKIPSRKDNTILPKSPKMKESNISNQTATPTLPDFGTGWLKTESKILSKYNPKTDTPTVMKKEIKTGTATRFERNIPDYCNKENRF; the protein is encoded by the exons AATATGAAGATGAATCTCCAATGAGAGTTTTACATGACCTGCATTGTGAAGTCAGGACTCTAAAG GGTGATGTTAACGCTACCCTTGATCAGAGTCGCTCTGAAAGACAAGAAACTTATGATATCATGAAAGCCATTAAAGTACTGATGCAAAGAAATACAACAGATCTTGAAAAAATAAGAGAACTGTTCCAGAAATATGGTTATCAACCACTTGTTAAAGATAACTCAG tGGAGGACAAGGAGGAAGTTAACCATGCATCTGAGGTATCTGACCAAGCTAACTCTGATCAAGAGAGAGTGGAAGATATGTCTAGCTTTCCTGCTTGTATTGGGAAAACATCTGTGCCTAAGGATCCCCTGCGTAACCCACAGCTTTCAGATTTCGGTCTTTCACAGTACGCATTCTCCAGAACTTGGGATATGATTGATGTACAACCCCAGACAAATATGCATAAAGAAGATTCAAGAAATAGAATTCCAACTCCCAAACAGACCCCATATATAGTGCCCAAAACACCAAAATGTACATTAAAGATGGATGATTATGAGTGTTTAACTCCAAAGCTTGAACATTTTGGCATTAGTGAACATACCATGTGTTTGAATGAAGACTATACAATGGCacttattaataaaaatgttcagaCAAGAAAAAA TTTTCCTAAGGAAGATGATAATGAAATGTGTGTGGCAGCAGAAACATCAAAGTCCAGGGAAATCATGGTTACTCCTGGACCAGCAATGAAAACACCTAGCGAAAATG CTGTTGATTGCCTGGCTTCTCCTTTGATAcctgtgttctgcactcctggtctGAAAATTCCTTCCAGAAAGGACAATACCATCTTACCCAAATCCCCGAAGATGAAAGAATCAAATATTTCTAATCAGACAGCAACACCCACTCTTCCAGACTTTGGAACAGGCTGGCTAAAAACAGAAAGTAAA aTATTATCAAAGTATAATCCAAAAACAGATACACCTACAGTAATGAAAAAGGAGATCAAAACAGGAACTGCTACAAGATTTGAAAGGAATATCCCAGATTATTGCAACAAAGAGAACAG ATTTTAG
- the SKA3 gene encoding spindle and kinetochore-associated protein 3 isoform X3, whose amino-acid sequence MEVTGNFFSKLRALAVTLEKEAEQLEQALNREDTQYEDESPMRVLHDLHCEVRTLKGDVNATLDQSRSERQETYDIMKAIKVLMQRNTTDLEKIRELFQKYGYQPLVKDNSVEDKEEVNHASEVSDQANSDQERVEDMSSFPACIGKTSVPKDPLRNPQLSDFGLSQYAFSRTWDMIDVQPQTNMHKEDSRNRIPTPKQTPYIVPKTPKCTLKMDDYECLTPKLEHFGISEHTMCLNEDYTMALINKNVQTRKNFPKEDDNEMCVAAETSKSREIMVTPGPAMKTPSENAVDCLASPLIPVFCTPGLKIPSRKDNTILPKSPKMKESNISNQTATPTLPDFGTGWLKTESKPLKGNKAESLPEIDMTVKQHKEDCAPPILSSDKYIEHLGRPSLPKLSDYENLLNTPPPPEITKIPEDILQILSKYNPKTDTPTVMKKEIKTGTATRFERNIPDYCNKENRF is encoded by the exons AATATGAAGATGAATCTCCAATGAGAGTTTTACATGACCTGCATTGTGAAGTCAGGACTCTAAAG GGTGATGTTAACGCTACCCTTGATCAGAGTCGCTCTGAAAGACAAGAAACTTATGATATCATGAAAGCCATTAAAGTACTGATGCAAAGAAATACAACAGATCTTGAAAAAATAAGAGAACTGTTCCAGAAATATGGTTATCAACCACTTGTTAAAGATAACTCAG tGGAGGACAAGGAGGAAGTTAACCATGCATCTGAGGTATCTGACCAAGCTAACTCTGATCAAGAGAGAGTGGAAGATATGTCTAGCTTTCCTGCTTGTATTGGGAAAACATCTGTGCCTAAGGATCCCCTGCGTAACCCACAGCTTTCAGATTTCGGTCTTTCACAGTACGCATTCTCCAGAACTTGGGATATGATTGATGTACAACCCCAGACAAATATGCATAAAGAAGATTCAAGAAATAGAATTCCAACTCCCAAACAGACCCCATATATAGTGCCCAAAACACCAAAATGTACATTAAAGATGGATGATTATGAGTGTTTAACTCCAAAGCTTGAACATTTTGGCATTAGTGAACATACCATGTGTTTGAATGAAGACTATACAATGGCacttattaataaaaatgttcagaCAAGAAAAAA TTTTCCTAAGGAAGATGATAATGAAATGTGTGTGGCAGCAGAAACATCAAAGTCCAGGGAAATCATGGTTACTCCTGGACCAGCAATGAAAACACCTAGCGAAAATG CTGTTGATTGCCTGGCTTCTCCTTTGATAcctgtgttctgcactcctggtctGAAAATTCCTTCCAGAAAGGACAATACCATCTTACCCAAATCCCCGAAGATGAAAGAATCAAATATTTCTAATCAGACAGCAACACCCACTCTTCCAGACTTTGGAACAGGCTGGCTAAAAACAGAAAGTAAA CCATTAAAGGGGAACAAGGCTGAGTCACTGCCAGAGATTGATATGACAGTTAAACAACACAAAGAAGATTGTGCTCCTCCTATTTTAAGTTCTGACAAGTATATTGAACATCTTGGAAGACCCTCTCTTCCAAAACTATCTGACTATGAAAATCTCCTTAATACTCCTCCACCTCCAGAAATAACAAAGATACCAGAAGACATTCTGCAG aTATTATCAAAGTATAATCCAAAAACAGATACACCTACAGTAATGAAAAAGGAGATCAAAACAGGAACTGCTACAAGATTTGAAAGGAATATCCCAGATTATTGCAACAAAGAGAACAG ATTTTAG
- the SKA3 gene encoding spindle and kinetochore-associated protein 3 isoform X2 produces MEVTGNFFSKLRALAVTLEKEAEQLEQALNREDTQYEDESPMRVLHDLHCEVRTLKGDVNATLDQSRSERQETYDIMKAIKVLMQRNTTDLEKIRELFQKYGYQPLVKDNSVEDKEEVNHASEVSDQANSDQERVEDMSSFPACIGKTSVPKDPLRNPQLSDFGLSQYAFSRTWDMIDVQPQTNMHKEDSRNRIPTPKQTPYIVPKTPKCTLKMDDYECLTPKLEHFGISEHTMCLNEDYTMALINKNVQTRKNFPKEDDNEMCVAAETSKSREIMVTPGPAMKTPSENAVDCLASPLIPVFCTPGLKIPSRKDNTILPKSPKMKESNISNQTATPTLPDFGTGWLKTESKPLKGNKAESLPEIDMTVKQHKEDCAPPILSSDKYIEHLGRPSLPKLSDYENLLNTPPPPEITKIPEDILQILSKYNPKTDTPTVMKKEIKTGTATRFERNIPDYCNKENRSLSMG; encoded by the exons AATATGAAGATGAATCTCCAATGAGAGTTTTACATGACCTGCATTGTGAAGTCAGGACTCTAAAG GGTGATGTTAACGCTACCCTTGATCAGAGTCGCTCTGAAAGACAAGAAACTTATGATATCATGAAAGCCATTAAAGTACTGATGCAAAGAAATACAACAGATCTTGAAAAAATAAGAGAACTGTTCCAGAAATATGGTTATCAACCACTTGTTAAAGATAACTCAG tGGAGGACAAGGAGGAAGTTAACCATGCATCTGAGGTATCTGACCAAGCTAACTCTGATCAAGAGAGAGTGGAAGATATGTCTAGCTTTCCTGCTTGTATTGGGAAAACATCTGTGCCTAAGGATCCCCTGCGTAACCCACAGCTTTCAGATTTCGGTCTTTCACAGTACGCATTCTCCAGAACTTGGGATATGATTGATGTACAACCCCAGACAAATATGCATAAAGAAGATTCAAGAAATAGAATTCCAACTCCCAAACAGACCCCATATATAGTGCCCAAAACACCAAAATGTACATTAAAGATGGATGATTATGAGTGTTTAACTCCAAAGCTTGAACATTTTGGCATTAGTGAACATACCATGTGTTTGAATGAAGACTATACAATGGCacttattaataaaaatgttcagaCAAGAAAAAA TTTTCCTAAGGAAGATGATAATGAAATGTGTGTGGCAGCAGAAACATCAAAGTCCAGGGAAATCATGGTTACTCCTGGACCAGCAATGAAAACACCTAGCGAAAATG CTGTTGATTGCCTGGCTTCTCCTTTGATAcctgtgttctgcactcctggtctGAAAATTCCTTCCAGAAAGGACAATACCATCTTACCCAAATCCCCGAAGATGAAAGAATCAAATATTTCTAATCAGACAGCAACACCCACTCTTCCAGACTTTGGAACAGGCTGGCTAAAAACAGAAAGTAAA CCATTAAAGGGGAACAAGGCTGAGTCACTGCCAGAGATTGATATGACAGTTAAACAACACAAAGAAGATTGTGCTCCTCCTATTTTAAGTTCTGACAAGTATATTGAACATCTTGGAAGACCCTCTCTTCCAAAACTATCTGACTATGAAAATCTCCTTAATACTCCTCCACCTCCAGAAATAACAAAGATACCAGAAGACATTCTGCAG aTATTATCAAAGTATAATCCAAAAACAGATACACCTACAGTAATGAAAAAGGAGATCAAAACAGGAACTGCTACAAGATTTGAAAGGAATATCCCAGATTATTGCAACAAAGAGAACAG